GGTCAGGGGATGTCTTGACAACGGCTTAACGGCGTAGGCCCCGCCCAAAAAGATGCCGTCGTGCAATTTGTGGTGCGAAAAGGGGAGGATTCACTGGTCTTTTTCGCACTTGCAACGTGGGAGAAGAATTATTTCTGACGGAGTAAGTCCCGGATTTCGGTGAGCAGTTTTTCCTCTGCTGATGGCGCTGGAGGTGCTGCGGGAGCCGCTTCCTCTTTTTTCTTTAATGTATTCATCCCTTTGATCATCATGAAGATGGCAAAGGCGACGATAAGGAAATCAAAAACAGTTTGAACGAAATTGCCGTAATTCAGGGTGACAGCCGCAGTCTCACCCGCCGCTTCTTTAAGGGTGAGCGCAAGACTCGTGAAGTCAACCCCACCAATGAGGATCCCTATCGGAGGCATGA
The nucleotide sequence above comes from Desulfobulbaceae bacterium. Encoded proteins:
- the mscL gene encoding large-conductance mechanosensitive channel protein MscL, which codes for MSMVQEFKTFAMRGNVVDMAVGIIIGGAFGKIVSSVVADVVMPPIGILIGGVDFTSLALTLKEAAGETAAVTLNYGNFVQTVFDFLIVAFAIFMMIKGMNTLKKKEEAAPAAPPAPSAEEKLLTEIRDLLRQK